The proteins below are encoded in one region of Coffea arabica cultivar ET-39 chromosome 4c, Coffea Arabica ET-39 HiFi, whole genome shotgun sequence:
- the LOC140005163 gene encoding U2 small nuclear ribonucleoprotein A'-like yields MVRLTADLIWKSPHFFNAIRERELDLRGNKIAVIENLGATEDQFDTIDLSDNEIVKLENFPFLNRLGTLLLNNNRITRINPNLGELLPKLHSLVLTNNRLTNLVEIDPLASLPKLQFLSLLDNNITKKPNYRLYVIHKLKSLRVLDFKKVKQKERLEANSLFASKEAEEEAKKVSTKTFEPGEVPSTLEAPKEEQAPKAVAPTQEQILAIKAAIVNSQTLEEVARLEQALKTGQLPADLNIGEIDDAGESENAREDKMVTDSEEKTNDQPGKAESENKNDGPEEMEQE; encoded by the exons ATGGTGAGATTAACAGCAGACCTGATATGGAAAAGCCCTCATTTTTTCAATGCTATTCGGGAGCGCGAGCTAGATCTTCGAG GAAACAAGATCGCAGTCATTGAGAACTTGGGTGCTACTGAG GATCAATTCGACACCATTGATTTGTCCGATAATGAGATAGTGAAGCTCGAAAACTTTCCGTTTCTTAACCGGCTTGGCACTTTGTTATTGAACAACAATAGGATTACTCGAATTAATCCCAACCTTGGAG AGCTATTGCCAAAGTTGCATTCTTTGGTCCTGACTAACAACAGACTGACTAACTTGGTTGAGATTGATCCACTAGCATCGCTTCCCAAGTTGCAATTCCTTAGCCTGCTGGATAACAATATTACAAAGAAACCCAATTATCGGTTGTATGTCATCCACAAACTTAAGTCTCTCCGTGTGTTGGACTTCAAGAAAGTGAAACAAAAG GAGCGACTTGAAGCAAATAGTCTATTTGCATCTAAAGAAGCTGAAGAAGAAGCTAAAAAGGTATCTACAAAGACATTTGAACCCGGTGAGGTTCCAAGCACCCTAGAGGCTCCAAAGGAGGAGCAAGCACCTAAAGCAGTTGCTCCTACACAAGAACAAATTTTAGCTATTAAG GCTGCAATTGTGAATTCCCAAACTCTGGAAGAGGTGGCAAGGCTTGAACAG GCACTGAAAACTGGCCAACTTCCTGCTGATTTAAACATTGGAGAGATTGATGATGCAGGTGAAAGTGAAAATGCCAGAGAGGACAAAATGGTTACTGATAGTGAAGAAAAAACCAATGATCAACCGGGAAAGGCTGAATCTGAAAATAAGAATGATGGTCCTGAAGAAATGGAGCAG GAGTAA
- the LOC113739667 gene encoding chaperone protein ClpD, chloroplastic-like, which produces MELSCSSSPLSVHSIPQAHRRLSPHHRCRNVISLFPSYPPSTITSSCTSTSTSTSCSSSSSYFGISISNKTRISVSSGKAKSNRSLYIVAGVFEKFTERAIKAVMFSQREAKALQVEMVYTQHLLLGLIAEDRASGGFLGSGITIEMARQAVKSIWHTDTDDKEENGKGNGSGLGPEGAEVSATDVPFSPSTKRVFEAAVEYSRTMGYNYIAPEHIAVGLFTVDDGSAGRVLKRLGANANHLAAVAITRLEGELAKDGRDLPRRPHEKAPAAKASIARSSQRTGDQKKNALDQFCVDLTALASEGRIDPVIGRDTEVQRIIQILCRRTKNNPILLGEAGVGKTAIAEGLAIKIAEGNVPFSLLTKRIMSLDIGLLIAGAKERGELEGRVTTLLKDIKKSGNVIVFIDEVHTLIGSGTVGRGNKGSGLDIANLLKPSLGRGELQCIASTTMDEYRLHFEKDKALARRFQPVLIAEPSQEDAVHILLGLREKYESHHKCRYTSEAIDAAVHLSARYIPERYLPDKAIDLIDEAGSRARMEAHKRRKEEQTSILSKSPSDYWQEIRAVQNMHELVLASSFKEKDDTSKREEDSRFTLGPSLPSIPTDNDASVIGPEEIAVVASLWSGIPVQKLTADERVLLLSLDEQLKKRVVGQDEAVVAISRAVKRSRVGLKDPNRPIAAMLFCGPTGVGKTELAKALAACYFGSESAMLRLDMSEYMERHAVSKLIGSPPGYVGYGEGGTLTEAIRRKPFTVVLLDEIEKAHPDVFNILLQMFEDGHLTDSQGRRVSFKNSLIVMTSNVGSTAIVKGRQNSFGFFISDDVSASYAGMKALVMEELKAYFRPELLNRIDEVVVFRPLEKPQMLEILNLMLGEVKERLTSLGISLEVSEAVMDLICQQGFDRSYGARPLRRTVTHIIEDPLSESVLSGDYKPGDVAIIYLDDSGNPVVTNKSRRSVHLSDTSSVL; this is translated from the exons ATGGAATTATCGTGTTCATCATCTCCGCTTTCAGTTCATTCCATTCCTCAAGCTCACCGCCGTCTTTCTCCCCACCACCGCTGCCGGAATGTTATTTCTCTTTTCCCCAGCTACCCTCCTTCTACAATCACCAGCAGCTGTACCAGCACCAGCACCAGCACCAGCtgttcttcctcttcttcctatTTTGGGATTTCGATTTCTAACAAAACCAGGATTTCTGTTTCGTCGGGAAAAGCTAAGTCAAACCGATCGTTGTATATTGTAGCTGGGGTGTTTGAGAAATTTACTGAGAGAGCAATTAAAGCGGTTATGTTTTCCCAAAGGGAGGCGAAAGCTTTGCAGGTAGAAATGGTGTATACCCAGCATCTTTTGCTAGGACTTATCGCAGAAGATCGTGCTTCCGGTGGGTTTTTAGGCTCTGGAATCACAATCGAGATGGCTCGCCAAGCCGTTAAGAGCATTTGGCATACCGATACTGATGATAAGGAGGAGAATGGTAAGGGTAATGGGAGTGGTCTTGGTCCTGAGGGGGCAGAGGTCTCGGCCACTGATGTGCCGTTTTCACCGAGCACTAAGCGGGTTTTTGAGGCTGCCGTGGAGTATTCGAGGACTATGGGGTATAATTATATTGCGCCGGAACATATTGCCGTTGGGTTGTTCACTGTTGATGATGGAAGTGCTGGCCGTGTACTTAAGAG ATTAGGGGCAAATGCAAATCACTTGGCAGCAGTTGCCATCACCAGATTAGAAGGAGAGCTAGCCAAGGATGGCAGAGATCTTCCCAGACGGCCTCATGAAAAAGCTCCTGCTGCCAAAGCCAGCATCGCAAGATCCTCTCAAAGAACTGGAGATCAGA AAAAAAATGCACTGGACCAATTCTGTGTGGACCTTACAGCACTGGCGAGTGAAGGTCGCATTGATCCTGTGATTGGCCGAGATACTGAAGTACAGAGAATCATTCAGATACTCTGCAGAAGAACAAAAAATAATCCTATTCTTCTTGGCGAAGCCGGGGTTGGTAAAACAGCAATTGCTGAAGGGTTGGCAATCAAGATTGCGGAGGGAAATGTGCCTTTCAGTCTCTTG ACAAAGCGCATAATGTCCTTAGATATAGGTCTATTAATCGCAGGCGCAAAGGAGAGAGGTGAACTGGAAGGACGCGTGACTACATTACTTAAGGACATCAAAAAGTCAG GCAATGTCATTGTTTTTATTGATGAGGTGCACACACTTATTGGTTCTGGGACAGTAGGACGAGGCAATAAGGGATCTGGTCTTGATATTGCCAATTTATTGAAGCCATCACTTGGACGGGGTGAGTTACAG TGTATTGCTTCTACGACCATGGATGAATACAGATTgcattttgaaaaggataaagcATTAGCCCGCAGATTCCAGCCTGTCTTAATTGCTGAACCTAGCCAG GAGGATGCAGTCCACATACTGTTGGGATTGCGTGAAAAGTATGAGTCTCATCACAAATGTAGATACACATCGGAAGCCATAGATGCTGCTGTGCATCTGTCAGCTAGATATATACCTGAGAGATATCTTCCAGATAAAGCTATTGATCTCATTGATGAGGCAGGAAGTAGAGCACGTATGGAAGCCCATAAGAGGAGAAAGGAAGAGCAAACTTCTATACTTTCAAAATCACCTAGTGATTATTGGCAAGAAATTAGAGCTGTTCAAAACATGCATGAATTG GTCCTGGCAAGTTCATTCAAGGAAAAGGATGATACATCCAAGAGGGAAGAAGACAGCAGATTCACTTTGGGACCTTCTCTGCCTTCCATTCCTACAGATAATGA TGCTTCGGTGATTGGACCCGAAGAAATTGCAGTAGTTGCTTCTCTATGGTCGGGGATTCCAGTTCAGAAGCTTACTGCAGATGAAAGGGTGCTTCTCTTGAGTCTTGATGAACAGCTTAAGAAAAGGGTTGTTGGTCAAGATGAGGCTGTAGTTGCCATATCTCGCGCTGTTAAGAGATCGCGGGTTGGCCTAAAGGACCCGAATAGGCCAATTGCTGCAATGCTTTTCTGTGGCCCCACTGGCGTTGGCAAAACTGAACTAGCAAAAGCTTTAGCAGCGTGCTATTTTGGTTCA GAGTCAGCCATGCTCAGATTAGACATGAGTGAATATATGGAGAGGCATGCAGTGAGCAAGTTGATTGGATCACCCCCTGGTTATGTTGGCTACGGTGAGGGAGGAACTCTTACGGAAGCTATCAGGAGAAAGCCTTTCACAGTTGTGCTGCTTGATGAAATAGAAAAAGCACATCCAGATGTTTTCAATATTCTTCTTCAGATGTTTGAAGATGGTCATCTAACTGATTCTCAG GGTAGAAGAGTATCATTCAAGAATTCACTTATTGTGATGACATCTAATGTGGGTTCCACTGCCATCGTgaaaggaagacaaaactcCTTTGGTTTCTTCATTAGTGATGATGTCTCTGCATCATATGCTGGAATGAAAGCATTGGTAATGGAAGAGTTGAAGGCTTATTTTCGTCCAGAATTACTTAACCGGATAGATGAAGTAGTGGTGTTTCGCCCTCTGGAGAAACCACAG ATGCTTGAGATATTAAATCTGATGCTTGGTGAAGTGAAAGAAAGGCTTACCTCCTTAGGAATTAGTCTGGAGGTATCAGAAGCAGTGATGGACCTCATTTGCCAGCAAGGGTTTGATAGAAGTTATGGCGCTCGGCCTCTTAGGAGGACGGTCACTCATATAATTGAGGATCCCTTGAGTGAATCTGTACTTTCTGGAGATTACAAGCCTGGGGATGTTGCCATAATTTACTTGGATGATTCGGGTAACCCTGTTGTCACCAACAAATCAAGACGGAGTGTCCATTTGTCTGATACATCCTCAGTGTTGTAA